One region of Candidatus Krumholzibacteriia bacterium genomic DNA includes:
- a CDS encoding biopolymer transporter ExbD yields the protein MRRKRNRRLRPRTVHTPLRLTSMMDILTTLLLFLLKSFVVEGEAITPVPGVNLPESSSNTPAQASVVVAIFNNTIMLDGQVVAQVSRETGSGDLLIEALADRLDEARERSEEIARMRGSDAEFHGRVAIQGDREIEFDILQRVMYTCGYSGYEELSLAVLGTS from the coding sequence ATGCGCAGAAAACGCAACAGACGCCTTCGTCCCCGTACGGTTCACACGCCGTTGCGCCTGACGTCGATGATGGACATTCTGACCACGCTGCTCCTGTTCCTCCTCAAGAGCTTCGTGGTGGAGGGTGAAGCCATCACGCCGGTGCCGGGCGTGAATCTCCCCGAGTCGTCCAGCAACACGCCGGCGCAGGCGTCGGTGGTGGTGGCCATATTCAACAACACCATCATGCTGGACGGCCAGGTGGTGGCGCAGGTCTCCCGCGAGACCGGATCCGGCGACCTGCTCATCGAGGCGCTGGCGGACCGCCTGGACGAGGCGCGCGAACGCAGCGAAGAAATCGCCAGGATGCGCGGCAGCGACGCGGAGTTTCACGGGCGCGTCGCCATCCAGGGTGACCGTGAAATCGAGTTCGATATCCTGCAGCGCGTGATGTACACGTGCGGCTACAGCGGATACGAAGAGCTTTCGCTCGCAGTGCTGGGGACGTCGTGA
- a CDS encoding TonB family protein: MGHAHAGIPPQYQQPLWGAIDPVLKRCFIAAGILGVIVLIGIFIAPALPPRPNALEDMPDRLARLILEKPKAPAGDLAERIAKLEAPRTETRAEEKVEPAKPKVEPRRRTSPPRVQTDKGAQGRQKAKVEVAQNLAQVTGSVDKVLESVSKSLPASTNATDAEPAPRRRRSVRSGRSGTQIATVGGSSNLGSADMGGSAIESNGISIAAITDLAVDGGGGSGEEFSSPGGGGSADAGSRNDYRSNESLLAVVRRYAPGIQFCYDNELKRNPGLRGKLVVNITVLADGSVSEALVVEDKLGSPAVTQCVVAQIRGWRFPAIPSGTTSFKTPFVFTPPN, encoded by the coding sequence ATGGGCCACGCGCACGCAGGCATACCACCGCAGTATCAGCAGCCGCTCTGGGGGGCAATCGACCCCGTCCTCAAGCGCTGCTTCATTGCCGCCGGCATTCTCGGCGTGATCGTGCTCATCGGCATCTTCATTGCGCCCGCTCTCCCGCCCCGGCCCAACGCGCTCGAGGACATGCCCGACCGCCTGGCGCGGTTGATCCTGGAGAAGCCCAAGGCGCCCGCCGGCGACCTGGCCGAGCGCATCGCCAAACTGGAAGCGCCCAGGACGGAGACACGCGCCGAAGAAAAAGTGGAACCCGCCAAACCCAAAGTGGAGCCGCGCCGCCGCACCAGTCCGCCGCGCGTGCAGACCGACAAGGGCGCGCAGGGCCGCCAGAAGGCGAAGGTCGAGGTGGCGCAGAACCTGGCGCAGGTGACCGGGTCCGTCGACAAGGTGCTGGAGAGCGTTTCGAAGTCACTGCCGGCGTCCACCAACGCCACCGACGCGGAACCCGCGCCGCGCCGACGGCGCAGCGTGCGCTCGGGCCGCAGCGGGACGCAGATCGCGACCGTGGGCGGGAGCTCCAACCTTGGCTCCGCCGACATGGGCGGCTCGGCCATCGAGAGCAACGGCATCAGCATTGCGGCCATCACCGACCTCGCCGTGGACGGCGGCGGCGGCAGCGGCGAGGAGTTCTCCTCCCCGGGTGGCGGCGGCTCGGCGGATGCGGGATCCCGCAACGACTACCGCAGCAACGAATCGCTGCTGGCCGTGGTGCGCCGCTACGCGCCCGGCATCCAGTTCTGCTACGACAACGAACTCAAGCGCAACCCCGGACTGCGCGGCAAACTGGTGGTCAACATCACCGTGCTCGCAGACGGCTCGGTGAGCGAGGCGCTCGTGGTGGAGGACAAGCTCGGTTCGCCCGCGGTGACGCAGTGCGTGGTGGCGCAAATCCGCGGCTGGCGCTTCCCCGCCATCCCCAGCGGCACCACCAGCTTCAAGACGCCGTTCGTATTCACGCCGCCCAACTAG
- a CDS encoding beta-lactamase family protein encodes MPKYILLLVLVLAAGTAIAAAQGDPQRGRAIEDMIQSSGDAALRAFADTHLAQSYREGFAPGELMAYLARIRDAARGFDGVLADAVEGGGVRLIFVLEGRETSLVYRVQGEAPHFIVAFDLEGTRESAGAEKDTGPPYTWDALAVRLDQAEASGFSGAVLVVHGGKIVLDRGYGLADRENSIPVDTTTIFSIGSVPIDFTKAAILKLEETGKLNTSDTIMRFFKDVPDDKRAVTIDNLMTGTSGLPNFHDIAGVDTDPDLSWIDRATAIDRILHQDLLFAPGRGEEHSHSAWVMLAAIVEIASGETYGDYLRRNFFEPAGMTRTGLHEDAARFPDRDFAVGYEGNSFGRINTPRYWGKTSWLVMGSGGMFSTPHDLHRWLTAIRSGKTLSAAAAAKYWTHSVVVGGDDRGFFCLYTVGPEDLVIMCSNAHSRPDDLPSAVGMQLVRLVMGGAPKRDG; translated from the coding sequence ATGCCCAAATACATACTTTTGTTGGTGCTGGTGCTGGCGGCTGGGACGGCCATTGCCGCGGCCCAGGGAGACCCGCAGCGGGGACGCGCCATCGAGGACATGATCCAGAGCTCCGGTGACGCCGCGCTGCGCGCCTTCGCGGATACCCACCTGGCGCAATCGTACCGGGAGGGCTTTGCGCCGGGCGAACTCATGGCGTACCTAGCGCGCATCCGCGACGCCGCGCGCGGTTTCGACGGCGTCCTCGCGGATGCGGTTGAGGGGGGTGGTGTCCGCCTCATCTTTGTACTCGAGGGCCGGGAGACCTCGCTGGTGTACCGCGTCCAGGGGGAAGCGCCCCACTTCATCGTGGCGTTCGACCTGGAGGGGACGCGCGAAAGCGCCGGCGCGGAGAAGGACACCGGGCCGCCGTACACCTGGGACGCGCTCGCCGTGCGCCTCGACCAAGCCGAGGCGTCGGGCTTTTCGGGTGCGGTGCTCGTGGTCCACGGCGGGAAGATCGTCCTCGACCGCGGCTACGGCCTCGCCGATCGCGAGAACAGTATCCCTGTCGATACCACAACCATTTTTTCGATCGGTTCGGTGCCGATCGACTTCACGAAGGCCGCCATCCTCAAGCTGGAGGAAACCGGGAAGCTGAATACGTCAGACACAATCATGCGCTTTTTCAAGGATGTGCCCGACGACAAGCGGGCCGTCACCATCGACAACCTCATGACCGGCACTTCCGGTCTGCCCAATTTCCACGACATCGCCGGCGTGGACACGGATCCGGATCTGTCGTGGATCGACCGCGCCACCGCCATCGATCGCATTCTTCACCAGGACTTGCTCTTTGCGCCCGGGAGGGGTGAGGAACACTCCCACTCCGCCTGGGTGATGCTCGCGGCCATCGTGGAGATCGCCTCCGGCGAGACGTACGGGGATTATCTGCGACGCAATTTCTTTGAGCCAGCGGGCATGACGCGCACCGGCCTGCACGAGGACGCCGCGCGCTTCCCGGATCGTGACTTCGCCGTCGGTTACGAGGGGAACTCCTTCGGCCGGATCAACACGCCGCGCTACTGGGGGAAGACGAGCTGGCTGGTGATGGGGAGTGGCGGGATGTTCTCCACGCCCCACGATCTGCACCGCTGGCTGACCGCAATTCGCAGCGGCAAGACGTTGTCCGCAGCTGCAGCCGCCAAGTACTGGACGCACAGCGTGGTGGTTGGTGGTGACGACCGTGGGTTCTTCTGCCTCTACACCGTCGGCCCGGAAGACCTCGTGATCATGTGCAGCAACGCCCATTCGCGGCCGGACGATCTCCCGTCCGCGGTGGGCATGCAACTGGTGCGCCTGGTGATGGGGGGTGCGCCGAAGCGCGACGGCTAG
- a CDS encoding OsmC family protein has protein sequence MSTAMNEKKMPEPRNGVDTPTLLATINAVGSQPELAKFQFRATNRWQQGTHSRSRIQSFYGAGEERMHEKEFVYDGDHPAVLVARDQAPTPVEFLLHALAACITAGIGNIAAARGVTLYEVESSIEGNIDLRGILGLSNEVRNGYEGLRINFKIKGDAPREVLEKIVEQGRKRSAVYDVLANGVPIAMTVNAG, from the coding sequence ATGTCAACCGCCATGAACGAAAAGAAGATGCCCGAACCCCGCAACGGCGTGGACACCCCCACGCTGCTGGCCACCATCAATGCCGTCGGCAGCCAGCCGGAGCTGGCGAAGTTCCAGTTCCGGGCCACCAACCGCTGGCAGCAGGGCACCCACAGCCGCAGCCGCATCCAGTCGTTCTACGGCGCCGGCGAGGAGCGCATGCACGAGAAGGAGTTCGTCTATGACGGCGACCACCCGGCCGTGCTGGTGGCGCGTGACCAGGCGCCGACACCGGTGGAGTTTCTCCTCCACGCACTGGCGGCGTGCATCACGGCCGGCATCGGCAACATCGCCGCGGCGCGCGGTGTGACCCTCTACGAAGTGGAGTCGAGCATCGAGGGCAACATCGACCTGCGCGGCATTCTCGGACTGTCCAACGAGGTCCGCAACGGGTACGAAGGCCTGCGCATCAACTTCAAGATCAAGGGCGATGCCCCGCGCGAGGTGCTCGAGAAGATCGTCGAGCAGGGCCGCAAACGCAGCGCGGTGTACGACGTTCTCGCCAACGGCGTTCCGATTGCGATGACGGTGAACGCCGGGTGA
- a CDS encoding NAD(P)/FAD-dependent oxidoreductase produces the protein MKRTDTIIIGGGQAGLAMSRCLADRGIDHVVLERGRVAERWHSERWDSLRMLTPRWQSRLPGWSYRGTDPDGFMSKQEVINYLDDYARSFSAPVHAGVTVDAVERDPAGFRVQTDAGVWRAPNVVIATGHCDRPQVPPMSAALAPQIDQVVPSRYRRPENLRDGGVLIAGASATGIQLAAEIARTGRPVTVAVGRHTRLPRRYRGRDIMAWFDALGVLTETTGEAWDIEASRRQPSLQLVGSEDHRSLDLGVLQELGVRVAGRMIGTFGRRVYLADDLAASMDRAEMKMNEQLDRVDRHVADSKLESGVTAPGRPARIRVPDAPRVIDLAAENIRTVIWATGYRREYPWLRVPVLDARGEIRHEGGITTEPGLYALGLFYMRRRNSSFLDGVGADAADLADHIVQRLAHKRLAVA, from the coding sequence ATGAAACGCACGGACACCATCATCATCGGCGGGGGCCAGGCAGGACTGGCGATGAGCCGCTGCCTCGCGGACCGCGGTATCGATCACGTCGTTCTGGAAAGAGGACGCGTGGCCGAGCGCTGGCACAGCGAACGCTGGGACTCCCTTCGCATGCTGACACCGCGCTGGCAGAGCCGCCTTCCCGGCTGGTCCTACCGCGGCACAGACCCGGATGGCTTCATGAGCAAACAGGAAGTGATCAACTACCTCGACGACTACGCCCGATCCTTCTCCGCGCCGGTTCACGCCGGTGTCACGGTGGACGCCGTGGAGCGCGACCCGGCCGGGTTCCGCGTCCAGACGGACGCCGGCGTGTGGCGCGCGCCCAACGTGGTCATCGCCACCGGTCACTGCGACCGGCCCCAGGTGCCGCCGATGTCGGCGGCACTCGCGCCGCAGATCGACCAGGTGGTGCCGTCGCGGTACCGCCGGCCGGAGAACCTGCGCGACGGGGGCGTGCTCATCGCCGGCGCATCGGCCACCGGCATCCAGCTGGCTGCCGAGATCGCCCGTACCGGGCGTCCCGTCACCGTGGCCGTCGGCCGACACACGCGGCTGCCGCGCCGCTACCGGGGCCGCGACATCATGGCGTGGTTCGACGCGCTGGGCGTCCTCACCGAAACCACCGGCGAGGCGTGGGACATCGAGGCGTCGCGCCGCCAGCCCTCGCTGCAACTCGTGGGGAGCGAGGACCATCGCTCCCTTGACCTGGGGGTGCTGCAGGAACTCGGCGTGCGCGTGGCGGGACGCATGATCGGCACATTCGGCCGCCGTGTGTACCTGGCGGACGATCTCGCCGCGTCGATGGATCGCGCGGAGATGAAGATGAACGAGCAGCTCGACCGCGTGGACCGCCATGTCGCCGACAGCAAACTCGAGTCGGGGGTCACCGCACCCGGCCGGCCCGCACGCATCCGGGTTCCCGACGCGCCGCGCGTGATCGATCTCGCCGCCGAGAACATCCGCACGGTGATCTGGGCCACCGGCTACCGTCGCGAGTACCCGTGGCTGCGCGTGCCGGTGCTGGACGCGCGCGGCGAGATCCGGCACGAAGGCGGCATCACCACCGAGCCGGGTCTGTACGCGCTCGGATTGTTCTACATGCGGCGGCGCAACTCGAGCTTTCTCGACGGCGTCGGCGCCGACGCCGCCGACCTGGCGGATCACATCGTCCAGCGGCTGGCGCACAAACGCCTGGCCGTTGCGTAA
- a CDS encoding NAD(P)/FAD-dependent oxidoreductase: MNPMTGHNPIQPRYDAIVVGARVAGASTAMLVARSGLRVLVLEQSTRGSDTTSTHALMRAGVLQLRRWGLLDRVVAAGTPAIRLTTFHYGGEAIEIPIQPRDGVDALYAPRRTVLDAILADAAVESGAHVIHGARVERLLRDPGGRVCGVAFRGEDGGVRHVAADIVIGADGVRSTVARAVGAATLHTADRPGAYIYGYCRLGVNGTHWHFADRVAAGVIPTNDGTTCVFVGLPPERYQARRFTGFDALFRTVVAENDPGLGRAIGRAERVGKLHPFAGMPGFIRQSWGPGWALVGDAGCFKDPLTAHGMTDALRDAELLANAVTAGTDGALAAYQGERDGFAVEFLRLSDEIASFNWDIERVKGLHHRLSKLMTREYEWVNAFGAGTPFRAGSARSDGRGEPGELNNSHVLV, from the coding sequence ATGAACCCGATGACCGGACACAACCCCATTCAACCCCGGTACGACGCCATCGTCGTCGGTGCCCGCGTGGCCGGCGCGTCCACGGCGATGCTGGTGGCCCGTTCCGGCCTGCGCGTTCTCGTGCTCGAGCAAAGCACCCGCGGCAGTGACACCACGTCCACCCACGCCCTGATGCGCGCGGGTGTGCTTCAGCTCCGCCGCTGGGGTCTGCTCGACCGCGTCGTCGCCGCGGGAACGCCGGCCATCCGGCTGACCACCTTCCACTACGGCGGCGAAGCCATCGAGATCCCGATTCAGCCGCGCGACGGCGTCGACGCCCTGTACGCACCGCGCCGCACGGTGCTGGACGCGATCCTGGCCGACGCCGCGGTGGAGAGCGGCGCACACGTGATCCACGGGGCGAGGGTCGAACGCCTGCTGCGCGATCCCGGCGGACGCGTGTGCGGCGTCGCGTTTCGCGGCGAGGACGGCGGGGTCCGGCATGTCGCGGCGGACATCGTGATCGGCGCGGATGGCGTGCGTTCCACCGTGGCGCGCGCGGTCGGCGCCGCGACGCTGCACACCGCCGACCGCCCCGGCGCGTACATCTACGGCTACTGCCGGCTGGGCGTCAACGGTACCCACTGGCACTTCGCCGACCGCGTTGCGGCGGGCGTGATCCCCACCAACGACGGCACCACCTGCGTGTTCGTCGGGCTGCCGCCCGAGCGCTACCAGGCAAGGCGCTTCACCGGCTTCGACGCGCTCTTCCGGACCGTGGTGGCTGAAAACGACCCCGGCCTCGGGCGCGCCATCGGGCGCGCGGAGCGCGTGGGCAAGCTGCACCCGTTCGCCGGCATGCCGGGTTTCATCCGGCAGTCGTGGGGACCGGGCTGGGCGCTGGTGGGTGACGCCGGCTGCTTTAAGGATCCGCTGACGGCACACGGCATGACGGACGCCCTGCGCGACGCCGAGTTGCTCGCGAACGCCGTGACGGCGGGCACGGACGGCGCACTGGCCGCATACCAGGGTGAACGCGACGGGTTTGCCGTTGAGTTCCTGCGGCTCTCGGACGAAATCGCATCCTTCAACTGGGATATCGAACGCGTGAAGGGCCTTCACCACCGCCTGAGCAAACTAATGACGCGCGAGTACGAGTGGGTCAACGCGTTTGGAGCGGGAACACCATTCCGTGCTGGCAGTGCACGGAGCGACGGGCGGGGTGAACCGGGAGAGCTTAACAATTCGCATGTGCTTGTGTGA
- a CDS encoding multicopper oxidase domain-containing protein, with the protein MRTRSAVAILATVLGVVSLSAVSTFAQYPGKNQLPIAPTAIPKFVDPLPHFAGARVDATQPGTPLTVELMSLDQQALSTGTVLGNGTVVGNGAGLTHVWGYRVSNGAVTRGPLWPSFTIEAKRGVPLDVLYLNSLNESYDAVNIAVDQTLHWAMGTHSMDLYTGDVPATVHLHGGEVPAWSDGGPDSWFTPSGLAGGHAAQTNVYHYPNTQEAATLWYHDHALGATRLNVYAGTAGFYFLRDNAEDALHLPGWSGDGKVQEFNAATGTFGAAYLPEIEIAIQDRMFDTNGQLYWPAGGPFGMMPPNPTVHPYWTPEFIGDIITVNGKTWPYLSVAPRKYRFRLLNGSNARFYELWLQDLASGTMGPTIYQVGTDGGLLDTPVAIAGKLLIAPGERADLVIDFSQVTSPSGVWTLKNSGNAPYPKGTPPKGSTLGQIMQFRVDGGLAGADNSVITGRTTPMVKLANFLSGTPAVPVNKQRQLTLNEVMGPGGPLEVLVNNTKWAGHSTRPYNDFTMDPSGTSNTMYSEITQEGQTEVWQIINMTADAHPIHLHLVQFQLLSRQKFNTNRYAKVYNSAFVAAGFPLGFEGGWGPPLNYGTGNDPAGTNWTPFLGGNPDVTPHLQGMPKPTLPNEMGWKDTFIMYPGEVTTVIARWAPTDAPAAAPANSLWFDFNPNGGHGYVWHCHIIDHEDNEMMRPYLVTANTNAPGGRNTSPFYLGYYNTHPAAAALASFSPGSMDDGGAAPRTSGLPTAYSLGQNTPNPFNPTTQIRFALPAESRVSLVVYNVAGQKVATLIDDTAPAGYHTVELDAANLASGVYFYRLDAGNFSQTRKMVLLK; encoded by the coding sequence ATGAGAACAAGATCAGCAGTCGCCATCCTCGCGACCGTGCTTGGCGTGGTATCGCTTTCCGCGGTGTCTACCTTTGCACAGTATCCGGGGAAGAATCAGCTACCCATCGCTCCCACCGCGATTCCTAAATTCGTCGATCCCCTGCCGCACTTTGCCGGCGCGCGCGTGGACGCCACTCAACCCGGAACACCGCTGACGGTGGAACTCATGTCCCTCGATCAGCAGGCCCTCTCCACCGGAACCGTGCTCGGCAACGGCACCGTGGTTGGAAACGGCGCGGGGCTCACCCACGTGTGGGGTTACCGGGTCTCGAACGGAGCGGTGACACGCGGTCCGTTGTGGCCGTCGTTCACCATCGAGGCGAAGCGCGGCGTGCCCCTGGACGTGCTCTACCTCAACTCCCTGAACGAGAGCTACGACGCCGTCAACATCGCCGTCGACCAGACACTGCACTGGGCCATGGGCACGCACAGCATGGACCTGTACACCGGTGACGTACCGGCGACGGTGCATCTCCACGGCGGCGAAGTGCCGGCGTGGTCCGACGGCGGACCGGATTCCTGGTTCACGCCCAGCGGCCTCGCGGGCGGTCATGCGGCCCAGACCAACGTCTACCACTATCCCAACACGCAGGAAGCGGCCACGCTCTGGTACCACGACCATGCACTCGGCGCCACGCGTCTGAACGTGTACGCCGGTACGGCGGGCTTCTACTTCCTGCGCGACAACGCGGAAGACGCCCTCCACCTGCCGGGCTGGTCCGGCGACGGCAAGGTTCAGGAGTTCAACGCGGCCACCGGCACGTTCGGTGCGGCGTATCTCCCGGAAATTGAAATCGCCATCCAGGATCGCATGTTCGACACCAACGGACAGCTATACTGGCCGGCGGGCGGTCCGTTCGGCATGATGCCGCCCAACCCGACCGTCCACCCGTACTGGACGCCGGAGTTCATCGGCGACATCATCACCGTCAACGGCAAGACCTGGCCGTATCTGAGCGTCGCGCCGCGCAAGTACCGCTTCCGGCTGCTCAACGGGTCCAACGCCCGCTTCTACGAACTGTGGTTGCAGGACCTCGCGTCCGGCACCATGGGCCCCACCATCTACCAGGTGGGCACCGACGGCGGTCTGCTGGACACGCCCGTCGCCATCGCCGGAAAACTGCTCATCGCCCCCGGTGAGCGCGCCGACCTCGTGATCGACTTCTCGCAGGTCACGAGCCCGAGCGGCGTGTGGACGCTCAAGAACTCGGGCAACGCCCCCTACCCCAAGGGCACCCCGCCCAAGGGCTCCACGCTCGGTCAGATCATGCAGTTCCGCGTGGACGGCGGGCTGGCCGGCGCAGACAACAGCGTGATCACGGGCAGGACCACGCCCATGGTCAAGCTGGCCAACTTCCTGAGCGGCACGCCCGCGGTGCCGGTGAACAAGCAGCGCCAGCTCACCCTCAACGAGGTCATGGGCCCGGGCGGCCCGCTCGAGGTGCTGGTGAACAACACCAAGTGGGCGGGTCACTCAACGCGTCCATACAACGACTTCACGATGGATCCGTCGGGTACCTCCAACACCATGTACTCCGAGATCACGCAGGAAGGACAGACCGAGGTCTGGCAGATCATCAACATGACCGCGGATGCACACCCCATTCACCTGCACCTCGTACAGTTCCAGCTGTTGAGCCGCCAGAAGTTCAACACCAACCGGTATGCCAAGGTGTACAACAGTGCCTTCGTCGCCGCCGGCTTCCCGCTGGGCTTCGAGGGCGGCTGGGGTCCGCCGCTCAACTACGGTACCGGCAACGACCCCGCGGGCACCAACTGGACCCCGTTCCTCGGCGGGAACCCGGACGTCACGCCCCATCTGCAGGGCATGCCGAAGCCGACCCTGCCCAACGAAATGGGCTGGAAGGACACGTTCATCATGTACCCGGGCGAGGTCACCACGGTGATCGCGCGCTGGGCCCCGACCGATGCCCCGGCGGCAGCTCCGGCCAACTCGCTGTGGTTCGACTTCAATCCCAACGGTGGCCACGGCTACGTGTGGCACTGCCACATCATCGACCACGAGGACAACGAGATGATGCGGCCGTACCTCGTCACCGCCAACACCAACGCTCCGGGCGGCCGGAACACGAGCCCGTTCTATCTGGGCTACTACAACACGCATCCTGCGGCAGCGGCACTCGCGTCGTTCTCGCCGGGCAGCATGGATGACGGTGGCGCGGCGCCGCGTACGAGTGGTCTTCCCACCGCGTACAGCCTGGGGCAGAACACGCCCAACCCGTTCAACCCCACGACGCAGATCCGCTTTGCGCTGCCGGCCGAGAGCCGCGTATCGCTGGTGGTCTACAACGTCGCGGGTCAGAAGGTTGCAACGCTGATCGACGACACCGCTCCGGCCGGCTACCACACGGTGGAGCTGGATGCGGCCAATCTGGCCAGCGGCGTGTACTTCTACCGGCTGGATGCGGGGAACTTCTCGCAGACCCGGAAGATGGTGCTGCTGAAGTAG
- a CDS encoding serine/threonine-protein kinase, with the protein MRTERSGVSLMLGKTFGHYQITAKIGKGGMGEVYRARDTKLERDVAIKFLPEDMASDPERIARFEREARSVAALQHPNIVTIHAVEAVDGRSCIVMELVEGKTLAELIQPGGMTLDRFFEIAIPLSDALRAAHAKGITHRDLKPSNIMMDQEGRLRVLDFGLAKLMAAPGASGETTVGAGDVTAEGKIIGTVNYMSPEQAEAKALDHRSDIFSLGVVLYEMATGMRPFKGDTPISTVSSILKEKPASVTELRENLPRHLGRVINRCLEKNPEKRFQTARDVCNELEGLQKEVESGDIEQSVSASMSRSSLNLDPPGRRKPWAPVAAGVAVVALVASYFLFVRKPAPDLALNVTTRPMTGSVGVEVAGSWSPDGGFFAYSHSQSGPTDIFVVAAAGGDPITLVKSDADDIIPRWSPDNRWVAFASNRGGKTGVYLVPPLGGQVQKLVDTGGTTFSTSLYGTMGTNPWSPDARRLLFAREDESGVMSVWVLELDTRKETQLTTPKPSTFDYVASYRTLRPQAAGAGAGEQHPAGGGTRWPHSLRQVEPPDGSISPGPQWRKTGAPDVPHPGQLRARDIARRNAGGLLVLAYRQCRDMGHRPPDRLRATAHQPPGRRL; encoded by the coding sequence ATGCGTACCGAAAGGTCCGGGGTTTCGCTCATGCTCGGTAAGACGTTCGGCCACTATCAGATTACGGCGAAGATCGGCAAGGGGGGCATGGGCGAGGTCTACCGAGCCCGCGACACGAAGCTGGAACGCGACGTCGCCATCAAGTTCCTCCCCGAGGACATGGCCTCCGACCCCGAGCGCATCGCGCGTTTCGAACGTGAGGCCAGATCCGTGGCCGCGCTGCAGCACCCCAACATCGTCACCATTCACGCGGTGGAGGCCGTCGACGGCCGCAGTTGCATCGTCATGGAACTGGTGGAGGGCAAAACGCTGGCTGAGCTGATCCAGCCCGGCGGCATGACGCTGGACAGGTTCTTCGAGATCGCCATTCCGCTCTCCGACGCGCTGCGCGCCGCGCACGCCAAGGGCATCACCCACCGCGACCTCAAGCCGTCCAACATCATGATGGACCAGGAGGGTCGCCTGCGCGTGCTCGACTTCGGGCTGGCGAAGCTGATGGCCGCGCCCGGCGCGAGCGGCGAGACCACCGTGGGCGCCGGCGACGTCACCGCGGAGGGGAAGATCATCGGCACCGTCAACTACATGTCGCCCGAGCAGGCCGAGGCCAAGGCGCTCGACCACCGTTCCGACATCTTCTCGCTGGGCGTGGTGCTCTACGAGATGGCCACCGGCATGCGCCCCTTCAAGGGCGACACGCCAATCTCCACCGTGTCCTCCATCCTCAAGGAGAAGCCGGCCTCGGTGACCGAGCTGCGCGAGAACCTGCCGCGCCACCTCGGGCGCGTGATCAACCGCTGCCTGGAGAAGAACCCGGAGAAGCGCTTCCAGACCGCGCGCGACGTGTGCAACGAGCTGGAGGGACTCCAGAAGGAAGTGGAATCGGGTGACATCGAACAGTCCGTCAGCGCATCGATGTCGCGCAGTTCGCTGAACCTTGATCCGCCCGGGCGCCGCAAGCCGTGGGCTCCGGTGGCGGCGGGCGTTGCGGTGGTCGCGTTGGTGGCGTCGTACTTCCTGTTTGTGCGCAAACCCGCACCCGATCTCGCGCTCAATGTCACCACCCGGCCCATGACCGGGTCGGTGGGTGTCGAGGTGGCGGGCAGCTGGTCGCCCGACGGCGGTTTCTTTGCGTACAGCCACTCGCAGTCGGGACCCACCGACATCTTCGTGGTGGCGGCGGCGGGGGGCGATCCCATTACGCTCGTCAAGAGCGATGCCGACGACATCATCCCGCGCTGGTCGCCGGACAACCGCTGGGTGGCCTTTGCCTCCAACCGCGGCGGCAAGACCGGCGTCTACCTGGTGCCGCCGCTCGGCGGCCAGGTGCAGAAGCTGGTGGACACCGGGGGAACGACGTTCTCGACGAGCCTGTACGGAACCATGGGGACGAACCCGTGGTCGCCCGACGCGCGCCGGCTGCTCTTCGCGCGCGAGGACGAATCCGGGGTCATGAGCGTCTGGGTGCTCGAACTGGACACGCGCAAGGAGACGCAGTTGACCACGCCGAAGCCCAGCACGTTTGACTATGTCGCCAGCTATCGTACGCTCCGGCCGCAAGCGGCAGGTGCTGGTGCTGGAGAACAACACCCAGCCGGTGGTGGCACGCGATGGCCGCATTCTCTACGACAAGTCGAGCCACCAGACGGATCTATATCTCCAGGACCTCAATGGCGAAAAACAGGAGCGCCTGACGTTCCACACCCAGGACAACTTCGGGCCCGTGATATCGCCCGACGGAACGCGGGTGGCCTACTCGTCCTCGCGTACCGGCAATGCCGAGATATGGGTCATCGACCGCCAGACCGGCTCCGAGCGACAGCTCACCAACCGCCCGGCCGGCGACTTTAA